The nucleotide window AAGCTTGAAGCTGTGGTTCTGCCCATTGTCGCTTTTACCTTGGAGAAGGATTGCGTCGAGCTGTTTGATGACTGCCTGGAGCTCACAGACACCTTGACTTACTTCCAAAAGAAGGTGAGCCCGGCGATGTGGCACATTTTTACTCTGATTTACAAGTCGTTCAAGGGTGCCGGTATTGACTACCTGTCGGAGATGCTGCCTACGATTGACAATTGCGTCTCGTACggcgtcgaggtggtgcagcAGTCGTCGGAGTACAAGTCGATGCTGGTGGATATCTTTTTGACGGCCATGACGTCGGATCAGCTGGGCATCACGGATCAGGTGGCGGCTTGCAAGCTGGCCGATGTgatcctgctgctgttgaagGGAGGCGTGGACGAGGCTCTTCCTCAGATTGTCAACGCTGTTTTGCCGCACACGGTGGACGAGGAGAAGATCAAGGCGGATGTGAGAAAGTGGTCGGTGATCGTGGTGCTGGATGCGTTGGTGTACAACGCCGGTGCCACGTTGCAGGTTGTCGAAGCGAATGGAGCAACGGCTGCGCTATTTGGTGCAGTGACAACGTTGTTGCCGAAACTGACGCGGGTACACGAGAAGAAAGTTGCTGCATCGGCCATCATCCAActgttggcgttggagcCTGCTTTGCTTCCTGCAGCGCTGCAGAGCAACTTGACTGCGTTCCTGGTGGCGCTTGCTACCCAACTCGACGGACTGCCGGACGCGATCCGGAAACGAAACGAAATGCTGGAAGCGTTCGAGAATGAATCCGCGGATCAAGAGGAAGATGAAACGTCGTtcgcatcgagctcggcaggTGTCAATGTCGACACTTCGGGCTTTGAAGACGTGGACGACGACCACGATGTGTTGGACGAAGAGAACGAGTACATGGAGATGTTTGCTCGCGAACGTGCCAAGCTTCGTGCGCGAGCCAATGGCGAGGAGctggaagacgacgaggacgaggacgatgagtttgtcgacgaggatgacgaggacgacgagctgagctACGAGAGCCCGATGGATGCGGTTCCGGTGTTTGAGCAGTTCCGACAGTTGTTGACCAGCTACCAGAGCGAAAGGCCCGACGTGTGggccaagatcgccgcCGAGTTGACGGCTGATCAGATGCAGTTGATCCAGCAAGCTGCCGAGGGCAAGGACGAGCGCGTCAAGACGTTGTAGAGCACACAGACATGTATAGGACTGACGCGCAAGTATCTGACATGCATGATGGTTCACAAAGATACGATGTGCTAGGAAAATCGGTTTGTCATGACTCACGAATGCTTGGCATGAAGATCTCAAGCTGAGGCAGTGGGTGGAGGATTCACAAGCTGTCTACAAACTCTTGCTGGCGCTGTTGACCTGCGGGGAACGCCAGGCCGTCAGTGGCGTGGTCTGGACGAACGACGAGGCCACGCAACGAGATGTCGTAAACGATTTCTTCGATGTTTTTGACGTCGTACTGTTTGCGATATAGGCCAGGGTCGGTGGTCAGAAATCCATGCGATCGGTGCATGCAACAGATCCACACTCGTCGCATTGAaagcttgacgcttgaATCTGTGATGTGTGACTGTGATCCGGATTGGCGGTGTCGAGCTTACCTTTAGGCTGTCGAAGCGTTTTCTGAGCGAGTCATTTTTGAGGTTGAGCAGTTGGAAGCCGGAGTGCACCTGTTTGACAAATTCGGCGAGACGGAGCGGCGTCGAGTAGTCGCCGAGGGTGACGCTATTGAGTGCCAATCTGGGGAGTTGGTTGATCGCGTTGATGAGCGCGTGCAGATAGACGTCTgtgacgagctggatcTTGGCGCGCGAGTGTttgtcgagaccgagcaCGTGTGATGCCTGTTGTTTTGTTACAAGACCTCCTGTTGCTAGCAGAACCAGCTGTGCGATTGTCGAAGTGAGGTTCTTGAACGCAAACGAATACTCGTCGCACCACCGATACAATCCGTCCTCTGGCAACACGCATGCCAGTTGGTCGATCTTGCTTCGCACCTCCACCCATACCGCTGCCGTCTGCTGAACCGTCGCCGAAAACTCGCGCGCTTCACTCGAATACAAATCTGCCAGTATCGCCGAAAGCTGACGAGAcagtcgatccagctcgtgCGCCTTGTCGCGCAACACGTCCGCCAGTCGACGTTCCGCTTCAAGCTCTTCGAACAGCGGCTCGAATTCCGACGTGAtcagcgagcgcagcgagaCAGCACCTGTGCTTGAAGACGCCATGTCGACAAGATGCAAGCAACCGATGCTTCGCTTGCAATCGTGAGCGACGCAGTGAGTCGTaagaggacgacgacagaGGTGAGCTCTCAGTCGAGCTTCCATCACTCCAAGGTGGAGGTCGACAGCCTCGAGCTTACATCGCACATGGCATTATGTAAGCATTACCAGTGTCACTTTTGGTGGATGCTGATTCACAAATTCACAAATTTAaaaattcacgaattgtgaatttTTCGTGAATTTTAAGAAAGTTTTctctttcgtgtttgctgcagcctgcttctcgaccctgaaaatcgtgaatgaaaaagaaaaagaagaaagaaagaaaaacTGCAACCCCACTCGTACCTCTCACTTTCACTCTGCAGACAGACACTTCTGATCCGTGACTGCAAACAGACACGCTGATCCTTGCCGCTTGTCGTCCATAGTCGACAGCAGGCACTTGGTTAGCATCGGCTttctcatcctcatccttATCTGCATCCCGCGTCTGCGTGTCGACaagctctctctctctcgatCGCAACCATAGCTACGCGCAGTTTGGATTTCAGTGTATTCGCCGATCATGCcgagcaagaccaagtCTCGCACATCGGCAAGCGCTGCGACGGAGAAGCCCATCGTTGCgacggcgtcgtcgtcgcaaaTCGGTGTTTCCAACAGCAATCTGGACTCGGAGCAGGTTCTCAAAGCGTTTCGTGCGCTATCGGCGCACGTTGCACGTCGAAACGCGTCGTCGGCGACGGGCTCTTCGCTTCCACTCGATGGACCTTCGGGCGCGCTGCGCGATGCGTCGAATACCGTGTATCTGCAACTGACGCTTTCGACGCTCAGTCCGACATCGCACATCAAGCCGGTCCGTATCAATCTGCCGCACGCGCTGCACACGCCCGGTGAGGTCAGCACGTgtctgctcgtcaaagACCCGCAGAGGGA belongs to Mycosarcoma maydis chromosome 3, whole genome shotgun sequence and includes:
- a CDS encoding uncharacterized protein (related to Translin) yields the protein MASSSTGAVSLRSLITSEFEPLFEELEAERRLADVLRDKAHELDRLSRQLSAILADLYSSEAREFSATVQQTAAVWVEVRSKIDQLACVLPEDGLYRWCDEYSFAFKNLTSTIAQLVLLATGGLVTKQQASHVLGLDKHSRAKIQLVTDVYLHALINAINQLPRLALNSVTLGDYSTPLRLAEFVKQVHSGFQLLNLKNDSLRKRFDSLKYDVKNIEEIVYDISLRGLVVRPDHATDGLAFPAGQQRQQEFVDSL